CCGCTACAACCAGCTCAGCCGGGCCGTGCGGGAGCTGGCGCGCCGCATCCGCGACCTGGGCGAGGCCGACGCCGCCTTCCGGGCCCGCTGCACCGCCGCGCTGCTGGAGAAGCTCTACGGGCTGGGGCTGGTGAGCTCCAAGCACTCGCTGGAGCAGTGCGAGTGGGTCTCGGCCAGCGCCTTCTGCCGCCGCCGcctgccctgcctgctgctgcGGCTCCGCATGGCCCAGAAGCTGCGCGACGCCATCACCTTCATCGAGCAGGGACACGTGCGGGTGGGGCCCGAGGTGGTGACCGACCCCGCCTGCCTGGTGAGCCGGGCCATGGAGGATTTCATCACCTGGACCGATTCCTCCCGCATCCGCCAACACGTGCTGAACTACAACCAGGAGAGGGATGACTTCGACCTGGCCTGTTAGGAGAGCAGGGGCCCTGCTGGCTAATACGCTCCACCAGCCTGGGAAGAGACTCTGGACCCAGATATGCTGCTTCTCCATGCCACTGGGAGTGGGGCTTGACCTGCATGTGCTGCCCTGGCCCAGTTGTTCTGTGTACCACCTCCCCCTGCAAAGGTGGGCCTTGTCTGATACTACCCACCTCCTCCGTGAAGAGATTCATAGCCCATATGGGCTGAGCCCCAGTACCACCCACCTCCTCTGCAAAAGGGCTATTGGCTCAGTTGTGCCACCATGCCTGCTTCCTACCACCTCCCTGTGAAGGGACTCCTGGCTCAGATGGGCTGAGCCCCATACCACCCACTTCCTGTAGGAAAGGACTTCTGGCCAGATGGGCTACTAAGCAGACATCATAAGTCACTCTCTGCAAGCCTCTGTCTCCTCTGTGACATTGTACCCTCCTGCTGCAAAGACCATTAGCAAAACAGGCAGAACGGTGTTGTTCTCTTGTCACCATCAGAGGGCCATCTAGAAGGAACTAATGAACAAATGCTCTCCTAGCCAGGAAAACGATGTAGAGGGCAACTGAAGATTTAAATTTTGTTGCTCAAATGTGGTGTTGGAAGAGATACAGGTTTTATACTTTTGCCTTGTCAAGGGGCTTGTCTCTCACAATAGTCACtctttcaaaaataaatcaataggGATAGTTCTGTTTTCAGAATTCAACTTCGCTAGTTATGCTAACATTGTAATCAGCAGCAATACCTAACATAGTCCTCATGACTTTCTCACTTTTAATAAAGCTGAAATTACTTTTCTTAGAGCATTCATTTGATTTCTTTAAAGCAAGACCTGAGCTGTCTTTCCCTGTAGTATTTGTTTTCTCCTGCCCTAAAGTAATAAAATTGAATGTTATTGTTTCAGTTTTGAACTGGAACAGGCATTTAACCAATAATTTAAACCAAACTACATTTTAAATGGTTCATTATTAATTTTTTCTGTGGATTTTCAGGCACCTGGCTAGGTATATTCTGTCTTCATCATGGTCACAAGTATATTTCCTGTTGTCTTGATTGTTGATGTTTTGCTGCATAGTGTCTATTACATCTTGTGGATTTACTGTTTATGGTAGTGCTACTTACGTGCTAGGCATTTTGCCCTAAGGAGCTCAGAAAGTTAAATCCTCTCTTTAGAGGGGTGAAGGCCTTTTCTATACTGAagagttttgctggtatagctgtgtCGCTTagtgtggagaaaaaaaatcggACATAACTATGCAGTCAAACaagggcttttgctggtatagcttattttgtttggggaCTAGTAGGAACTGGCCTTGTTACTAGGAAGTAGAAATAAACCAGCAGATCTTTCCTAGTGTGGATAAGGCCTTAAACTGAATAACGTGCATGCTTGTGACCTAAAGCACTTACATGTCCGTTACCGTA
This genomic window from Eretmochelys imbricata isolate rEreImb1 chromosome 3, rEreImb1.hap1, whole genome shotgun sequence contains:
- the IMP3 gene encoding U3 small nucleolar ribonucleoprotein IMP3; translation: MVRKLKFHEQKLLKRLDLVSWEAASGNLAELRVLRRYRLQRREDYTRYNQLSRAVRELARRIRDLGEADAAFRARCTAALLEKLYGLGLVSSKHSLEQCEWVSASAFCRRRLPCLLLRLRMAQKLRDAITFIEQGHVRVGPEVVTDPACLVSRAMEDFITWTDSSRIRQHVLNYNQERDDFDLAC